aaaattattttatttattatcaattattaataagaaatatatatttatttataactagattaaatattttacttataaaataaatttcatatatcAACTTGAATTTCTTCCTCTTCTTCATTCATTTCTGATTTTTCAGTCTGACTATTTGTAGATAAATTTTCTGAATCCtgattttttgattttgatgataaatttttttgtactaaaTCCGATCCTCCTGGTATTATATTTTCACTTTCTTTAGTATGTCGCCATTTCATTCTTCGATTTTGAAACCATACTTTGacctggaaaaaaaatattttcatatgaaAAATCAAAAGTTTAGTAATTTCAAGCTTATTTCCCGTCAGAAAACATACTTGGGCATCAGTAAGTCCTAAAGTAGCCGCTAATTGCCGTCTGTCAGGtttagtaatatatttttgtaacgAAAATCTCTTCTCCAGACCTTTTCGTTGCAGCGCACTGAAAACGGCTCTCGACCACGATCTTTTTCTACGTGTACCACTTTCAGTGTTAGTTGTCGTCGTCGTAGATGAAATCGgcactaaaaaatcaaaaaaaaaaacactcaaCTAATccatgtatattagggtgagccaaaaaaacaaACCTATTGAATttatgtcttaaaaaggacctatatatcgagaaaaaaattctcctattgggcaaaatttttagcacaattttaaaaggtgtcggtagccatttgaaatttcccatttaaataacatgcaaaaaaatttttttttattaaaaatattataacttttgaaccgtgtgagataaaaattcggctcaagaatattcttgtagggcattaaatttcttaaaagaaagtcctgggagtcgaatttgtaaacttgatatttcgtatactaacaggccatcaaagtctagagtaaacagaatcatacaaatttaaggctttattattaaaaatatcaatactacgagaaaatttgttctacatgtagtgcaatgaaatcaccaacaatatccacgttgtaacaaataatattttgttatcgatcacaataaaagaaaagtatttggaaaatccaaataaaaccttaaatttgtatgattctgtttactctagactttgatagcctgttagtatacgaaatatcaagtttacaaattcgactcccaggactttcttttaagaaatttaatgccctacaagaatattctagagccgaatttttgtctcacatggttcaaaagttataatgattttaatcaaaaaaaatttttttgcatgttatttaaatggaaaatttcagatggctaccgacaccttttaaaattgagctaaaaattttgcccaatgggagaattttt
The Microplitis mediator isolate UGA2020A chromosome 6, iyMicMedi2.1, whole genome shotgun sequence genome window above contains:
- the LOC130669448 gene encoding H2.0-like homeobox protein, whose amino-acid sequence is MEYSTHIADSPKLKFGVDRILSKDFCNKTLPKVTIKLFGYSGHECPCIGGCSKCMTFCNFTGSETSPVICTNYTSVIEKYQNICRPSPLRPIPRVPISSTTTTTNTESGTRRKRSWSRAVFSALQRKGLEKRFSLQKYITKPDRRQLAATLGLTDAQVKVWFQNRRMKWRHTKESENIIPGGSDLVQKNLSSKSKNQDSENLSTNSQTEKSEMNEEEEEIQVDI